One window of the Candidatus Omnitrophota bacterium genome contains the following:
- a CDS encoding motility protein A (Homolog of MotA, appears to be involved in motility on surfaces and under different ionic conditions. With MotS (a MotB homolog) forms the ion channels that couple flagellar rotation to proton/sodium motive force across the membrane and forms the stator elements of the rotary flagellar machine.), giving the protein MDFATIIGFIAGLGLIVAAIVGRVGVAGFLTSFIDLPSVAITLGGTFAATMVNYSFHELVSVFAIAKKVFTEKDENVIGIIDTIGRLTKKARTQGVLAIEQEIKELPNPFLRHGFSLVLANIDAETIRAELETEITFIQERHKLGQEIFLTMGTFAPAFGMLGTIMGLIMMLAKLEDQSAIAGGMAVALITTLYGALAANLIFLPISGKLKRKSEDEVLVKEIIIEGIISMKSGAIPSIIEAKLKAYLPPKKRERKVIEK; this is encoded by the coding sequence ATGGATTTTGCGACAATAATAGGTTTTATAGCGGGTTTGGGCCTTATAGTAGCGGCCATCGTCGGCCGGGTGGGTGTGGCGGGTTTTCTGACGAGTTTTATAGATCTGCCGTCGGTAGCCATAACTCTCGGCGGCACATTCGCAGCTACTATGGTCAATTATTCTTTTCACGAACTTGTCAGCGTTTTCGCCATAGCCAAAAAAGTGTTCACGGAGAAAGACGAAAATGTGATAGGGATAATAGACACGATCGGGAGGCTCACAAAGAAAGCCAGAACGCAGGGCGTGCTGGCGATCGAGCAGGAGATAAAGGAATTACCCAACCCTTTTCTCCGTCATGGCTTCTCCCTTGTTCTGGCCAATATTGACGCCGAAACAATAAGAGCGGAGCTTGAAACAGAGATAACTTTTATACAGGAGCGCCACAAGCTGGGCCAGGAAATATTTTTGACAATGGGCACATTCGCTCCCGCTTTCGGTATGCTCGGCACCATCATGGGCCTTATAATGATGCTCGCAAAGCTGGAAGACCAGTCCGCTATCGCCGGCGGTATGGCTGTGGCTCTCATAACGACCCTTTACGGCGCGCTGGCGGCGAATCTTATATTCCTGCCGATTTCGGGGAAACTCAAAAGAAAGAGCGAAGATGAGGTGCTGGTGAAAGAAATAATAATAGAAGGCATAATATCAATGAAAAGCGGCGCTATACCGTCCATAATAGAAGCTAAGCTCAAGGCCTATCTGCCGC
- a CDS encoding tetratricopeptide repeat protein, whose amino-acid sequence MRKLIISAAVFIWATSVYSQENRPVLQDIDYTAVVEQKMKLETKLEAYVNGVLEKWLGPDRAIVKVDITPNATKSRVETESWAQKQSETGGVDAKASQMAEFLPGIPRKQDIMQKEAAPGGAGEASGQKRSIESIVKIPESFIKKIDATLIVDQALKDEEFTAVKKTVVDMLGINVERGDKLITMRVQFSPFRKLLSYLSNLYFYIAVAAIILSLLFLRFLFSFLSTLKELKTMKSEVGTSGDVAGGGGGGGGGIGGIAGEAGEFTKPEEGEGAEEGEEEISEEIRKNQLKELVESLPVPDEEVGKMAFKPFKFVEDRDLKKIAYLLSNETAEVTATVIHYLDDSKAAKLLKLFPEHKTSDVIMAITRVQFVEQNKIACLERVLKRRIDLTSGGVDRLLEILSLMDDSTKKEVMGHLTAENPEIAEKVESMMFSFAHMAHLGDHTLQSILAEVNAPDLAVALKGMDEEFKNKIKSNLSEAAVKLLEEEQEAGRAATATDAQVTSQRRAIITKLRTMEAEGKIDLGGAKEIAVFQDELASVSTKSIMEEVDEEIEKEKHREDKRAKRREKIGMVDEHVPVMDNEKSFEHYSRGEEYFQEGNYEDAILEFEESIQYNPEIWQTYQFMGSALFAQGKEEAAVRAWEKCLALNPDNEDLKKWLGEHKHKQSAHAGEAENQQEDGAVSEAVPRESE is encoded by the coding sequence ATGCGTAAACTTATAATATCCGCCGCGGTTTTTATATGGGCGACATCTGTTTATTCTCAGGAGAACAGGCCTGTTCTGCAGGACATAGACTATACGGCTGTTGTGGAACAGAAGATGAAGCTTGAAACCAAGCTTGAAGCATATGTCAACGGGGTTCTTGAGAAATGGCTGGGCCCCGACAGGGCGATCGTCAAGGTTGATATAACGCCCAATGCCACAAAATCGCGCGTGGAAACGGAATCCTGGGCGCAGAAACAGTCCGAGACCGGCGGGGTTGACGCGAAGGCTTCTCAAATGGCGGAGTTCCTTCCCGGTATCCCCCGGAAACAGGACATTATGCAGAAAGAAGCCGCTCCGGGCGGCGCCGGCGAGGCTTCCGGCCAGAAAAGAAGCATAGAGAGCATAGTAAAAATACCCGAATCATTTATAAAAAAAATAGACGCCACGCTGATTGTTGACCAGGCGCTTAAAGATGAAGAATTTACGGCCGTAAAAAAAACCGTCGTCGATATGCTGGGCATAAATGTTGAAAGGGGGGATAAGCTGATTACAATGAGAGTCCAATTCTCGCCTTTCAGAAAGCTCCTGTCTTATCTTAGCAATCTTTATTTTTACATCGCGGTCGCGGCCATAATTCTTTCTCTTCTGTTCCTGCGTTTCCTTTTTTCGTTCCTCTCGACATTAAAAGAGTTGAAAACAATGAAAAGCGAAGTCGGCACCAGCGGCGATGTCGCCGGCGGAGGCGGCGGAGGAGGCGGCGGCATAGGAGGAATTGCCGGCGAGGCGGGAGAATTTACAAAACCTGAAGAGGGTGAAGGGGCCGAAGAGGGCGAAGAAGAAATTTCGGAAGAAATAAGAAAAAATCAACTGAAGGAATTGGTGGAATCACTTCCTGTTCCCGACGAGGAGGTCGGAAAAATGGCATTTAAACCTTTTAAATTTGTTGAAGACAGGGACCTGAAGAAAATAGCATATCTGCTTTCCAATGAGACGGCGGAGGTGACGGCCACGGTGATACATTACCTTGACGACTCTAAAGCCGCGAAATTGCTCAAGCTGTTTCCCGAGCACAAAACATCCGATGTTATAATGGCAATAACAAGGGTGCAGTTTGTCGAGCAGAACAAGATAGCGTGTTTGGAGAGGGTGCTGAAAAGGCGTATAGATCTCACATCCGGAGGCGTTGACAGGCTGCTTGAGATACTCTCTCTCATGGACGACAGCACAAAGAAAGAGGTGATGGGGCATCTCACCGCGGAAAATCCCGAGATCGCCGAGAAGGTTGAATCCATGATGTTTTCGTTTGCGCACATGGCGCATCTGGGAGATCACACTCTTCAGAGCATCCTCGCGGAGGTGAACGCCCCCGATCTTGCCGTCGCGCTGAAGGGCATGGACGAGGAGTTTAAGAATAAAATCAAGAGCAATCTCTCCGAGGCCGCGGTGAAACTCCTTGAGGAGGAACAGGAGGCCGGACGCGCGGCCACAGCCACTGACGCCCAGGTCACCTCCCAGCGCCGCGCTATAATAACAAAACTCAGGACCATGGAGGCCGAAGGGAAAATAGATCTCGGCGGCGCGAAGGAAATAGCCGTGTTTCAGGATGAGCTGGCGTCGGTTTCCACCAAGAGCATAATGGAAGAGGTGGACGAGGAAATAGAAAAAGAAAAACATAGAGAAGATAAGAGGGCAAAAAGAAGGGAGAAGATCGGTATGGTGGACGAGCATGTGCCGGTTATGGATAACGAAAAATCCTTTGAGCATTATTCAAGGGGAGAAGAATATTTTCAGGAGGGCAATTATGAAGATGCCATTCTGGAATTTGAGGAATCAATACAGTACAATCCGGAAATATGGCAGACATATCAGTTCATGGGATCCGCTCTCTTCGCTCAGGGCAAAGAGGAGGCCGCGGTGCGGGCATGGGAAAAATGTCTTGCGCTCAATCCGGATAATGAAGATCTGAAAAAATGGCTGGGGGAACATAAACACAAACAAAGCGCTCATGCGGGAGAGGCTGAAAATCAACAAGAGGACGGGGCGGTATCTGAGGCTGTTCCCAGGGAGTCTGAATAA